Genomic segment of Methanolobus mangrovi:
CATTCATTTGGCATGGAGGCTGCAGAAGCTCTCTCCATGGCGCGTAAACAGGTCGCAGAAGCAATTGGTGCTCTGCCTGAAGAAATTATATTCACATCAGGAGGAACAGAATCGGATAATCTTGCAATAAGGGGTGTAATCCCTCATAACTCCGGAAAAAAACACATCATTACATCAGTTGTCGAGCATCCTGCAGTGCTTAATACATGTGCTTATCTTGAAAGCCTGGGCCATGAGGTATCATATATCCAGGTTGATGGCGATGGTGTGGTGGATCTTGGAAAGCTAGAGGCTTCGATTCGTGAGAACACTGTTCTCATAAGTGTAATGCATGCTAATAATGAAGTAGGAACCATCCAGCCCATAAAAGAGATTGGACAAATTGCAAAGAAAAACAATATTTACTTCCATACTGATGCAGTACAGAGTGTTGGAAAGATCCCTGTTAATGTGGATGACCTCGGAGTTGATATGCTTTCGATATCCTCTCACAAGATACACGGACCAAAAGGTGTCGGGGTATTGTATGTTCGAAAGGGAACAACCATTGAGCCGATAGTCTTTGGTGGCAATCATGAAAATGGCATGCGTTCGGGAACTGAGAATATCCCTGGTATTGTAGGTATCGGTAAAGCAATGATCCTTGCAAAGGAACGTCTAGATGCCGATTCAAAACATATGCAGCAAATGCGTGATTCTTTAATAAGCAGGATATTTGAGTCAGTTACGGATGTTCGCCTAAATGGGCATCCTGCACAACGTCTTCCAAACAATGTAAATTTAAGTTTCAAATACGCGGAAGGTGAATCCATGCTCATGCTCCTGGATATGAAGGGCATTGCAGTGTCGACAGGTTCAGCATGCTCATCCAAATCCCTGAAGGCATCCCACGTACTCAGTTCTC
This window contains:
- the nifS gene encoding cysteine desulfurase NifS; the protein is MDIMKRIYMDHSATTRVDSLVVDAMLPYFSEMFGNSSSLHSFGMEAAEALSMARKQVAEAIGALPEEIIFTSGGTESDNLAIRGVIPHNSGKKHIITSVVEHPAVLNTCAYLESLGHEVSYIQVDGDGVVDLGKLEASIRENTVLISVMHANNEVGTIQPIKEIGQIAKKNNIYFHTDAVQSVGKIPVNVDDLGVDMLSISSHKIHGPKGVGVLYVRKGTTIEPIVFGGNHENGMRSGTENIPGIVGIGKAMILAKERLDADSKHMQQMRDSLISRIFESVTDVRLNGHPAQRLPNNVNLSFKYAEGESMLMLLDMKGIAVSTGSACSSKSLKASHVLSSLNIEDDYIHGSLRISLGRENTMEDIDYVVESLKETVLKLREMSAISS